In one Nicotiana sylvestris chromosome 8, ASM39365v2, whole genome shotgun sequence genomic region, the following are encoded:
- the LOC138875303 gene encoding uncharacterized protein → MGSLAHLEAYQRPFAKEVHQLASLGVLLVDSNERGVIVQNRAESSLVAEVKENQFSDPLLAQLKEVKKITASSFGMDDGTLRYQGRLCVLDIEGLQERIMAEAHTFRYSVHPGSTKMYHDLKEVYLWNYMKKYVADFVAKGPNC, encoded by the coding sequence atgggaagtttggctcatttggaggcatatcagaGGCCGTTCGCCaaggaggttcaccagttggctagtttgggagttctcCTTGTGGATTCTAATGAAAGAGGAGTAATTGTtcagaatagggctgaatcatcgcttgtggcgGAGGTGAAGGAGAACCAATTCAGtgatccattgttagcacaactgaaagaggTGAAGAAGATCACAGCTTCTTCCTTCGGaatggatgatggtaccctacggtaccaaggccGCTTGTGTGTTCTAGATATTGAAGGTCTTcaggaaaggatcatggcagaagctcacactttcaggtattccgtgcacccaggttctacaaaaatgtatcatgatctcaaggaagtttATTTGTGGAATTACATGAAAAAgtatgtggcggactttgtggcaaaagGTCCGAACTGttag